From the genome of Thermoflexus hugenholtzii JAD2, one region includes:
- a CDS encoding parallel beta-helix domain-containing protein, whose protein sequence is MKRWGIRIGGGLALLLITLFLIAAFWPVPPDLPPGGLSDGMPGATGALRRPFPPMPIPPDNPQTPEKAELGRLLFYDPILSGDRTRSCATCHHPDLGFTDGRGQSIGADGRPMRRGAPTLWNVGYLRRLFWDGRATSLEEAARMSLTDPREMAADPERLVQALKAIPEYRERFDRAFGGRDGSAVTFENIAKAIAAFERTLVSRNSPFDRFAAGDAAALTPAQRRGLNLFRSGRTRCFECHTLPLFGSSDFRVIGVPDLPGGPADRGRAEVTGSPRDERAFKVPTLRNVALTAPYMHNGIFATLEEVVDFYKDGGGRGRGMDLPNLDSKIQPFRLSPEEREDLVAFLYALTDESAMPPVPESVPSGLPVVPRLENPARAVAARYNVGAAAAPEPPRAPQTRVVRPGESIQAALDQAGPGDTILVEPGIYRESLVVEVENLTLRGIVRDGQRPILDGEGIRGDGIIATRDGFTVENFIVRHYTNNGIVVPGARGIVIRDVVTEDTGAYGVYPVGSEDILIERVVATGAWDTGIYIGQSRNGVIRDSEAYGNVSGIEVENSVNITVVNNYAHDNAAGLLVFVLPNLESKVGSRNRIIGNRIIRNNGPNFAKPGAIVGNVPSGTGILIMAADETEVTGNEIRDNASVGIAVVGLQQVFPRGTVFDVGAIPERNWIHDNVLVHNGFNPDPKVRAAGLPGADLLWDASGWDNLWREAGARAFPPFLPGPDWPWPVRRAYWRLLQLLVRLLG, encoded by the coding sequence ATGAAACGCTGGGGAATTCGAATCGGTGGCGGGCTGGCGCTGCTCCTCATCACGCTTTTCCTGATCGCGGCCTTCTGGCCGGTTCCTCCGGATCTTCCCCCGGGCGGTCTGTCCGATGGGATGCCCGGCGCAACCGGGGCCCTCCGCCGCCCCTTCCCCCCGATGCCCATCCCTCCGGACAACCCCCAGACCCCTGAGAAGGCGGAGCTGGGCCGGCTCCTGTTTTACGACCCGATCCTCTCGGGCGATCGGACGCGTTCATGTGCGACCTGCCATCATCCAGATCTCGGCTTCACGGATGGAAGGGGGCAATCCATCGGGGCGGACGGACGGCCCATGCGACGGGGCGCCCCTACCCTCTGGAACGTGGGCTACCTGCGCCGCCTGTTCTGGGACGGGCGCGCCACCTCCCTGGAGGAGGCCGCCCGTATGTCCCTCACGGATCCTCGGGAGATGGCCGCGGACCCGGAGCGCCTGGTCCAGGCCCTGAAGGCGATCCCGGAATACCGGGAGCGGTTCGACCGGGCTTTCGGGGGCCGGGACGGCTCGGCGGTGACGTTCGAGAACATCGCCAAGGCCATCGCCGCTTTCGAGCGCACCCTGGTCAGCCGGAACTCCCCCTTCGATCGCTTCGCCGCCGGCGACGCCGCAGCCCTCACCCCCGCCCAGCGACGCGGCCTCAACCTCTTCCGCTCCGGCCGCACCCGATGCTTCGAGTGTCACACGCTCCCCCTGTTCGGCTCCTCGGACTTCCGGGTGATTGGGGTGCCGGATCTCCCGGGAGGGCCGGCGGATCGGGGCCGCGCAGAGGTCACCGGTTCCCCTCGGGACGAGCGGGCCTTCAAGGTGCCCACCCTGCGCAACGTGGCCCTCACCGCGCCGTATATGCACAACGGGATCTTCGCCACCCTGGAGGAGGTGGTGGACTTCTACAAAGATGGCGGAGGACGGGGCCGGGGCATGGATCTGCCGAACTTAGACAGCAAGATCCAACCCTTCCGCCTGAGCCCGGAGGAACGCGAGGACCTGGTGGCCTTCCTGTATGCCCTGACGGATGAATCGGCCATGCCCCCGGTGCCCGAATCCGTCCCCTCCGGCCTGCCGGTGGTGCCCCGCCTGGAGAACCCCGCTCGCGCGGTGGCCGCCCGTTACAACGTGGGGGCCGCCGCTGCGCCGGAACCTCCCCGCGCTCCGCAGACCCGGGTGGTCCGCCCAGGCGAGTCCATCCAGGCTGCTCTGGATCAGGCCGGCCCTGGGGACACCATCCTGGTGGAGCCGGGAATCTACCGGGAATCTCTGGTGGTAGAGGTGGAAAACCTCACCCTGAGGGGGATCGTCCGGGACGGCCAGCGGCCGATCCTGGACGGGGAAGGCATACGCGGGGACGGCATCATCGCCACCCGGGACGGGTTCACGGTGGAGAACTTCATTGTGCGCCATTACACCAACAACGGCATCGTGGTGCCCGGCGCTCGGGGGATCGTGATCCGGGACGTGGTCACCGAGGACACCGGAGCGTACGGCGTGTATCCGGTGGGCAGCGAGGACATCCTGATCGAACGGGTGGTGGCCACCGGGGCCTGGGACACCGGGATCTACATCGGTCAATCCCGCAACGGGGTGATCCGCGACAGCGAGGCCTACGGCAACGTCAGCGGGATCGAGGTGGAGAACTCCGTGAACATCACGGTGGTGAACAACTACGCGCATGACAACGCGGCCGGGTTGCTGGTCTTCGTCCTGCCCAATCTGGAGTCGAAGGTAGGCTCCCGCAACCGGATCATCGGCAACCGCATCATCCGCAACAACGGGCCCAATTTCGCCAAACCGGGGGCCATTGTGGGCAACGTCCCCTCGGGGACCGGGATCCTGATCATGGCGGCGGATGAGACCGAGGTGACCGGCAATGAGATCCGGGACAACGCCTCGGTAGGCATCGCCGTGGTGGGCTTGCAGCAGGTCTTCCCCCGGGGGACGGTGTTCGACGTGGGGGCCATCCCGGAGCGCAACTGGATCCATGACAACGTTTTGGTCCACAATGGATTCAACCCGGATCCGAAGGTGCGGGCGGCGGGGCTGCCAGGGGCGGACCTGCTGTGGGACGCCAGCGGATGGGATAACCTGTGGCGGGAAGCGGGGGCTCGAGCCTTCCCACCTTTCCTGCCCGGGCCGGACTGGCCATGGCCGGTCCGGCGGGCCTACTGGCGGTTGCTCCAGCTGCTGGTGCGGCTTTTGGGATAG
- a CDS encoding alpha/beta fold hydrolase has translation MPEQPVGEDSIFYAVHTDVHARHTLLLIHGAGESHLVWPGALRNLPGATVYALDLPGHGRSGGRGRSSIADYTRVVVEWMAALGLPPAIWVGHSMGGAIAQWAALHHPERVAGLILIATGARLRVSPQILEGLRSDFHRTVELITEWSWGVDPPVRLVEEGRRMLLSADPRVMEGDYRACDAFDVMSRLGEIRTPTLVIGGTADRMTPIKYAEYLAAHIPGARLVRIEGAGHMVMLEQPEAVAEAIRSFLTEIASRTGPDA, from the coding sequence ATGCCGGAACAACCGGTCGGCGAGGACAGTATTTTTTACGCTGTTCACACCGATGTCCACGCGCGTCACACCCTGCTCCTGATCCACGGTGCTGGGGAGTCCCATCTGGTGTGGCCCGGGGCGCTGCGGAACCTCCCTGGGGCGACCGTCTACGCGCTGGATCTGCCCGGCCACGGCCGGTCCGGGGGGCGCGGGCGCTCCTCCATCGCGGACTACACCCGGGTGGTGGTGGAGTGGATGGCCGCCCTGGGGTTGCCGCCAGCCATCTGGGTGGGTCACTCGATGGGCGGAGCCATCGCCCAGTGGGCGGCCCTCCACCATCCGGAGCGCGTGGCGGGGCTGATCCTGATCGCCACCGGGGCCCGCCTCCGGGTCAGCCCTCAGATCCTTGAAGGCCTGCGGTCCGATTTTCACCGCACGGTCGAGCTCATCACCGAGTGGAGCTGGGGGGTGGATCCACCCGTTCGGCTGGTGGAGGAAGGACGCCGCATGCTCCTCTCCGCGGATCCCCGGGTGATGGAGGGGGATTACCGGGCGTGCGACGCCTTCGACGTGATGAGCCGCCTGGGGGAGATCCGGACCCCCACCCTGGTGATCGGCGGCACAGCGGACCGGATGACGCCCATTAAATACGCAGAATACCTGGCGGCTCATATCCCGGGCGCGCGGCTGGTGCGGATCGAGGGGGCAGGCCACATGGTGATGCTGGAGCAGCCCGAAGCCGTCGCCGAAGCGATCCGGTCCTTCCTGACGGAGATTGCCTCCCGCACAGGTCCGGATGCCTGA
- the acpS gene encoding holo-ACP synthase: MIAIGVDILEIRRMEQAIARFGDRLLRRVFTPAERQACRGRVAEYAARFAAKEAVAKALGVGLRIMAREGIGFHDVEILPDHRGQPHVHLRGWAAERARVLGLKQWAVSMTHDGGFAIAVVASIGGLSSLDLPPEHRS; encoded by the coding sequence ATGATCGCTATCGGGGTGGACATCCTGGAGATCCGACGGATGGAGCAGGCCATCGCCCGCTTCGGAGATCGCCTGCTCCGGCGGGTTTTCACGCCGGCCGAACGGCAGGCGTGCCGCGGGCGGGTGGCTGAGTATGCGGCCCGCTTTGCGGCCAAGGAGGCTGTCGCCAAGGCCCTGGGGGTGGGCCTTCGGATCATGGCCCGCGAGGGCATCGGCTTTCACGACGTGGAGATCCTCCCGGACCACCGGGGGCAGCCTCACGTGCACTTGCGGGGATGGGCCGCGGAGCGCGCCCGGGTGCTGGGCCTGAAACAATGGGCGGTGAGCATGACCCACGACGGCGGGTTCGCCATCGCAGTGGTAGCCTCCATCGGGGGACTTTCCTCCCTCGATCTTCCCCCGGAGCACCGCTCATGA